TTTAGCAACCTTTAATCAGGTGATGGATCTACTAGAAGCTGGTTTTTTAAGAACCGCTCAGATAATTGATGGAAAATGGCAGGCAAACCAGTGGGTTAAAAACGGTATAATGCTAGGTTTCCCCCTTGGAAATATTGTAGTATATAACGGCTCTTCTGATATAGGTTTTACCGATAAGGATACATTCCCTGTAAGAAAATTAGATGGAAATGAGGGATTTAGAGTTGTTCCTCCTGCTGCAGGTCTAAGACGTGGAGCATATGCTGGTCCAGGTTGTGTATTTATGCCTCCTGGTTATGCAAATGTTGGTGCCCATGTTGGTGCTGGTACAATGGTTGAAAATCTAGCAGGCAGTTGTGCACAAATAGGAAGAGATAGCCATATAAGTGCAGGGGCTATCATTGGTGGAGTTCTAGATCCAATTGAGGCTACACCTGTTATATTAGGTGATCATGTTCTACTTGGTGAGGGTTCCGGGGTTACCCAGGGTGCTCGACTAGGGGATTTAGTAACCCTAGCACCGGGAGTTCATATCTCTAAGGCAACTCCAATTTTAGACCCAATAAATAATGTTGCATATACATCTAAGGGTAAGTGCGAATTAATTCGACATGACCTTGTAAATGGAATTAAAACATTTAGTGTTGGAGAAGTTGTAGAGGCTAAGGATCCAAGTTATGGTCCTGAAATACCAGATGGAGCATTAGTTATACCTTCTATGTCCGTATCAAGTAGTGGTACATTAAAATTAACTCCAATTATTGCTAAGTATATAAGTTCTGCATCCCAGAGAGCCTATGCTCTAGAGGAAGCACTTAGGGGTTAATATGGAGCTAAAAGCCAAGAGTAGTTTTGATGGTATAGATATCTCAGAGATTAGAAAGATGAATGCACTAGCTGGGGATGAAACTATCAACCTAGGTATTGGCCAACTTCCCAATGATGTTCCTGAAGCAGTATCTCTTCAGGGACAAAAAGCCTTTACAGAGGGGAGAACAAGATACACTTCAAACCAGGGTATGTTAGAGCTACGGGAGTTAGTAGCAAAATACCACTCTAGGAAAACAGGTAAAAGTATCTCTCCTAATCAGATAGTTATTACCAATGGGGCAGAAGGGGCAATTTGGAATATTTTTTATGCCTATCTTGAAGTAGGGGATGAGGTATTAATTCCTGAGATTAGTTTTACAGTATATGACACTATTACAACAATGCAGGGTGCTAAGGCTATCTGTTTTGGCCTAACTAAGGATCTAAGATTGGATTTTAACAGTATTGAGGCCTTAATTAGTGATAAAACCAAGTTTTTAGTAATTAATAGTCCAACAAATCCTACAGGTTTAATTGTTAATCAAGAAGATATAAAAAAACTATCAGTTCTAGCTGAAAAGAGGGGCTTTTATATAATTTCCGATGAGATCTATAGCGAACTCTATTTAGATAGGGTAAAGCCTACATCCCCATATAGTTATAGTAATAGGGTTATTGTTGTTGATGGTATATCAAAGAGAGCTGCGGCTACTGGGTTAAGAATAGGGTGGACTCTCTGTGATGAGAGTTTAGTAAAACCTATGGTAATTGCAAATCAATATATTGCAACCTGTGCTTCATCTATTTCCCAATATACAGCTATAAAGTCCTTAGACGGAAGTTGTGATAGTTTTTTAGAAGATATAAAAAGGGACTTAAAAGAGAAGCGTGATTATGCATATAAGACCCTCTCTTCTATAAAGGGAGTTACTGTTGTTAAACCAGAGGGTGCATTTTATATATTTCCAAACATTAGTTCCTTTGGTAGATCTAAAGATGTGGCATTACGAATATTAGAAGAGGTTGACGTTTTAACTATTCCAGGTGTAGCCTTCGGAAAAAAGGGTGATAGTTATATAAGAGTATCCTTTGCAGTGGAATTCGACGATTTAAAATTGGCTTTAAGCCGTATAAAAGAACTTTTTAATAACTGGAGTTAATATGAAAATAAGTGAAATAAGTAGCCGTTTTACTACAGACCAGGATAGGTTGAACTTTAGTGGTGTTGATCTAGATCCTATTGTTACTGAGTTAGGAACACCTCTATTTATATATGATGCTGAGACAATTAAAGATAAGTATAACTATTTAAGGGATAATCTCCCAAGCCAGGTAGATATATTTTACGCTATGAAGGCAAACTCTAATATAGCTATTATCAAGCTATTAACATCCCTAGGGGCAGGTATTGAGGTTGCATCTGAAGGGGAGTTATACGCCTGTAAAAAAGCTGGAGTTAATCCTAGAAATATAGTATTTGGTGGTCCTTCTAAAACAGATTCAGATATAGAAACAGCAATAGACATGGGAATTTACGCACTAAATGCTGAGAGCCTTGGTGAGATAAGGAGAATAAACCGTATAGCAACAACAAAAGGTGTTGTTATGGATGTTGAACTTAGAATAAATCCAGAGTTTGAAATTGCAGGAGTAGCAGTCAGCCTTGGTGGTGGTTCTAAAAAGTTTGGTATGGATACGGAACAGTTAGATACTATTATTAAAGAGGTCTTAACATTTAAAGGTGTAAGACTTCAAGGAATACATATATTTGCAGGGACAGGTATAAACAATAGTGAAGGGTTTTTAAGTAATCTAGAGAACTGTTTTAGAATAGCTAAAGAGCTAAATGATAATTTTTTTAAAGTTGAATCCATCGATGTTGGTGGAGGAATAGGAATCCCATATAACAATAGTGATCCAGAGTTTATAATAGATGGTTTAAAGGGTAAAATATCGAATCTAATAAAACAATATCCTTTTATTAAAGAGAATGGGACACGGATTATAACTGAGCCTGGTAGATATTTGGTTGGTCAAAGTGGGGTATATATAACCCAGGTTGTTGATAGAAAGATATCCAGGGGAAGGGAGTATCTTCTTGTTGATGGTGGTGCTCAACACCTTTTAAGACCAGCACTTATAGGGGTATCCCAACCTACTTATAACATGTCAAAATTATCATCATCAGATAGTAAAAAGTATGATGTAGGTGGATCTCTATGTACTTCCATTGATTTTTTAGGTAAGGACATAGATTTA
Above is a genomic segment from Thiospirochaeta perfilievii containing:
- a CDS encoding DUF2322 family protein; translated protein: MNFKEILESLKPVDNVEKIDIVVDGKVINTIPNIEGKSGSLKVYANLVDFDNGNIDYKLAAKGLDHFAEHVEDAKNNPGAHPNIDLLLNIKEDEYVKAVVHYKVPKDLKERVEKYTALKKEGKLNDDREGALATFNQVMDLLEAGFLRTAQIIDGKWQANQWVKNGIMLGFPLGNIVVYNGSSDIGFTDKDTFPVRKLDGNEGFRVVPPAAGLRRGAYAGPGCVFMPPGYANVGAHVGAGTMVENLAGSCAQIGRDSHISAGAIIGGVLDPIEATPVILGDHVLLGEGSGVTQGARLGDLVTLAPGVHISKATPILDPINNVAYTSKGKCELIRHDLVNGIKTFSVGEVVEAKDPSYGPEIPDGALVIPSMSVSSSGTLKLTPIIAKYISSASQRAYALEEALRG
- a CDS encoding pyridoxal phosphate-dependent aminotransferase, with amino-acid sequence MELKAKSSFDGIDISEIRKMNALAGDETINLGIGQLPNDVPEAVSLQGQKAFTEGRTRYTSNQGMLELRELVAKYHSRKTGKSISPNQIVITNGAEGAIWNIFYAYLEVGDEVLIPEISFTVYDTITTMQGAKAICFGLTKDLRLDFNSIEALISDKTKFLVINSPTNPTGLIVNQEDIKKLSVLAEKRGFYIISDEIYSELYLDRVKPTSPYSYSNRVIVVDGISKRAAATGLRIGWTLCDESLVKPMVIANQYIATCASSISQYTAIKSLDGSCDSFLEDIKRDLKEKRDYAYKTLSSIKGVTVVKPEGAFYIFPNISSFGRSKDVALRILEEVDVLTIPGVAFGKKGDSYIRVSFAVEFDDLKLALSRIKELFNNWS
- the lysA gene encoding diaminopimelate decarboxylase is translated as MKISEISSRFTTDQDRLNFSGVDLDPIVTELGTPLFIYDAETIKDKYNYLRDNLPSQVDIFYAMKANSNIAIIKLLTSLGAGIEVASEGELYACKKAGVNPRNIVFGGPSKTDSDIETAIDMGIYALNAESLGEIRRINRIATTKGVVMDVELRINPEFEIAGVAVSLGGGSKKFGMDTEQLDTIIKEVLTFKGVRLQGIHIFAGTGINNSEGFLSNLENCFRIAKELNDNFFKVESIDVGGGIGIPYNNSDPEFIIDGLKGKISNLIKQYPFIKENGTRIITEPGRYLVGQSGVYITQVVDRKISRGREYLLVDGGAQHLLRPALIGVSQPTYNMSKLSSSDSKKYDVGGSLCTSIDFLGKDIDLPVDSDIDDNIAVFCSGAYGYNESMPFFLSHDIAPEVLIYNGKYHIIRPRIKIRDMVDIQSIPKDL